In Ignavibacteriota bacterium, a single genomic region encodes these proteins:
- a CDS encoding PD40 domain-containing protein, producing the protein MRCLIAVLLAGLVLPASGQIRVVSTERLPLPVDRVWSAPQFSPDGTTIFVTTAGYRGIWRYTLSTRSLEQICDDAGAGYGFSVSPDGNRVAYRRTLEGTSMNRRVQEVVEVELLSGEQVVMASGRDLPTPVYAGDRVLFDPSAARKNMAPAMGTGKAVLGIEDTKIMAVVDGMPLRLDPYRNGSYIWPSLSPDGTRMVAYEMSRGMFVADLAGNILAEFGRCDAPSWTRSGRWIVCMREKNDGQQITGSDIYCVAPDGGSPIRLTDSPAIELMPVCSPVDDRILACTPSGEILVLTYREEGR; encoded by the coding sequence ATGCGTTGTCTGATCGCTGTCCTGCTCGCCGGGCTTGTTCTCCCGGCGAGCGGACAGATCCGCGTCGTCTCCACGGAACGGCTTCCCCTCCCTGTGGACCGTGTCTGGAGTGCCCCCCAGTTCTCACCAGATGGAACAACGATCTTTGTGACCACCGCCGGCTACAGGGGGATCTGGCGATACACCCTCTCCACGCGGTCGCTTGAGCAGATCTGTGATGATGCGGGGGCGGGGTACGGCTTCTCGGTCTCACCGGACGGCAACCGGGTCGCCTACCGGCGCACGCTGGAAGGGACGTCCATGAACCGCCGCGTGCAGGAAGTGGTCGAGGTGGAGCTTTTGTCCGGCGAACAGGTGGTGATGGCATCCGGCCGTGATCTGCCGACGCCTGTCTATGCAGGTGACCGGGTGTTGTTCGATCCGTCGGCTGCCCGGAAGAACATGGCACCGGCGATGGGCACGGGCAAAGCGGTGCTCGGGATCGAGGATACCAAGATCATGGCGGTCGTGGACGGCATGCCGCTGCGCCTCGACCCCTACCGGAACGGGAGCTATATCTGGCCCTCCCTGTCACCCGACGGAACCCGCATGGTGGCCTATGAAATGTCGCGCGGGATGTTCGTCGCGGACCTTGCCGGCAACATCCTGGCAGAATTCGGGAGGTGCGATGCGCCCTCGTGGACGCGGAGCGGCCGCTGGATCGTCTGCATGCGCGAGAAGAATGACGGGCAACAGATCACCGGATCGGACATCTATTGTGTTGCGCCGGACGGTGGGAGCCCCATCCGGCTGACCGATTCGCCGGCGATCGAACTCATGCCCGTGTGCTCGCCGGTGGACGACCGGATCCTGGCATGCACCCCTTCGGGAGAGATATTGGTACTGACGTACCGGGAGGAGGGGCGATGA
- a CDS encoding glycosyltransferase family 2 protein produces MKPITAFIPYSGAEGTKETVDQLQASGSVERIVLLSTAGDLPPVAGCESLTVTGLLSSATMAALGKTLRTPYALLLLHDTRIDFGQFGIERMVRVAGDTGAGMVFSDYYDMKDGRRSPHPVIEYQYGSLRDDFNFGSVVLLEREAVRAALAEVRSQKHAYAGWYALRLGITRKAQIVRVGEYLYSKVEADARRSGEKLFDYVDPKNRQVQIDMEAAATWHLKAIGAWLPPVFKTPAFTAETFPVEASVIIPVRNRVKTVGEAVESVLKQDTSFSFNVIVVDNHSTDGTTDVLRTLAHRDARVLHVVPGREDLGIGGCWNEAVHHPRCGRFAVQLDSDDLYKDGSTLQKMVEAFHRERCAMVIGSYQMTNFQLEPIPPGVIDHKEWTPDNGRNNALRINGLGAPRAFYTPVVRSIKIPNVSYGEDYALGLAISREYQIGRVYEPVYLCRRWEGNSDADLDIPRLNAFNFYKDKIRTVEVLARIRMQENAEKNAEKPARRTAKKGRPATVRRAKAPAKKAKPASGRGKGKKK; encoded by the coding sequence ATGAAACCGATCACAGCGTTCATTCCGTATTCAGGAGCCGAGGGGACGAAGGAGACGGTGGATCAACTCCAGGCGTCCGGATCCGTCGAGAGGATCGTGCTGCTGAGCACTGCAGGCGATCTGCCGCCGGTGGCAGGGTGTGAGAGCCTGACGGTGACAGGCCTTCTGAGCAGCGCAACCATGGCCGCTCTCGGGAAGACCCTCCGCACGCCGTACGCATTGTTACTCCTCCACGACACCCGGATCGACTTCGGGCAGTTCGGGATCGAGCGGATGGTTCGCGTTGCCGGCGACACGGGCGCCGGGATGGTCTTTTCTGACTACTATGATATGAAGGACGGGCGGCGGTCGCCCCATCCGGTGATCGAGTATCAGTATGGCAGCCTGCGCGATGATTTCAATTTCGGGTCCGTGGTCCTGCTGGAACGTGAAGCCGTCCGGGCAGCACTCGCCGAAGTCCGCTCACAAAAGCATGCGTACGCCGGGTGGTATGCCCTCCGGCTCGGCATCACCCGCAAAGCACAGATCGTCCGTGTGGGCGAATACCTCTACAGCAAGGTCGAAGCCGACGCCCGCAGGTCGGGCGAAAAGCTGTTCGACTATGTGGACCCGAAGAACCGCCAGGTACAGATCGACATGGAAGCGGCTGCAACGTGGCACCTGAAGGCGATCGGTGCCTGGCTGCCGCCGGTCTTCAAGACCCCGGCCTTCACCGCCGAAACCTTCCCGGTGGAAGCGTCCGTGATCATTCCCGTCCGCAACCGCGTGAAGACCGTCGGTGAAGCGGTCGAGTCGGTCCTGAAACAGGATACGTCGTTCAGTTTCAATGTGATCGTGGTGGACAATCACTCCACCGATGGTACCACCGATGTACTGCGCACGCTGGCGCACCGGGATGCACGTGTCCTGCATGTCGTCCCCGGCCGTGAGGATCTCGGCATCGGTGGGTGCTGGAACGAAGCGGTGCACCACCCGCGTTGCGGGCGGTTCGCGGTGCAGTTGGACAGCGACGATCTGTACAAGGATGGCAGTACTCTCCAGAAGATGGTCGAGGCGTTCCACCGCGAGCGGTGCGCCATGGTGATCGGGAGTTATCAGATGACCAACTTCCAGCTCGAACCCATCCCCCCGGGTGTCATCGACCACAAAGAATGGACGCCCGACAACGGGCGCAACAACGCACTCCGGATCAACGGGCTCGGTGCCCCGCGGGCCTTCTATACACCCGTCGTGCGTTCGATCAAGATCCCCAATGTCAGCTACGGCGAGGATTATGCACTCGGACTCGCGATCTCGCGCGAGTACCAGATCGGCCGCGTGTACGAACCGGTGTATCTGTGCCGCCGGTGGGAGGGGAATTCGGATGCCGATCTGGATATCCCCAGACTGAATGCTTTCAATTTCTACAAGGACAAGATCCGGACGGTGGAAGTGCTTGCACGGATCCGCATGCAGGAGAACGCGGAGAAGAACGCGGAGAAGCCCGCACGGCGTACAGCGAAAAAAGGAAGACCGGCGACAGTCAGGCGTGCGAAGGCCCCCGCGAAGAAAGCGAAGCCGGCGTCCGGCCGTGGCAAGGGAAAGAAGAAGTGA
- a CDS encoding AmpG family muropeptide MFS transporter produces MSAPSATRTPWAWIPSLYFAQGIPYVVVMTVSVIMYKRLGISNTDIALYTSWLYLPWVIKPLWSPLIELFRTKRFWIVTMQLIIGASLAAVALTIPMPSFFQYTIAVFWLMAFSSSTHDIAADGFYMLGLAQHQQAAFVGVRSTFYRIAMITGQGILVVIAGQLETGLGGDLHLAWAITFGILAALFLLFFVYHRFMLPYPASDTTAVLEPGRSPMSEFFRVFALFFKKKGIVPIIAFLLFYRFAEAQLVKMVQPFLLDPRQAGGLGLTTSEVGIVYGTVGIIALTIGGLIGGYVVSRGGLKSWLWPMVLIIHLPDLVFVYLSQTQPENFILINAAVAVEQLGYGFGFTAYMLFMILTAEGEHKTAHYAICTGFMALGMMVPGMFSGWLQDTIGYQQFFLWVVLSTIPGFLVAALVKVPEGFGKKQ; encoded by the coding sequence ATGAGTGCTCCATCCGCGACACGCACCCCCTGGGCGTGGATCCCATCGCTCTACTTTGCGCAGGGGATCCCCTATGTCGTCGTCATGACCGTGTCGGTGATCATGTACAAGCGGCTGGGGATCTCGAACACCGACATTGCATTGTACACGAGCTGGCTGTACCTTCCGTGGGTCATCAAGCCTCTGTGGAGCCCCCTGATCGAGCTGTTCCGGACCAAGCGGTTCTGGATCGTGACCATGCAGCTGATCATCGGTGCGTCGCTGGCGGCCGTTGCGCTGACCATCCCCATGCCATCGTTCTTCCAGTATACGATCGCGGTGTTCTGGCTGATGGCGTTCAGTTCGTCGACGCACGATATCGCCGCGGATGGTTTCTACATGCTCGGGCTCGCGCAGCACCAGCAGGCCGCGTTCGTCGGCGTCCGCAGCACGTTCTATCGCATCGCGATGATCACCGGCCAGGGCATCCTGGTCGTCATCGCAGGGCAATTGGAGACCGGACTGGGAGGGGATCTGCATCTCGCCTGGGCCATCACGTTCGGCATCCTTGCCGCGCTCTTCCTGCTGTTCTTCGTCTATCACAGATTCATGTTGCCGTATCCGGCCTCCGATACCACCGCCGTCCTTGAGCCCGGCCGGAGCCCGATGTCGGAGTTCTTCCGGGTGTTCGCGCTCTTCTTCAAGAAGAAGGGTATCGTCCCGATCATCGCGTTCCTGCTGTTCTACCGGTTCGCCGAAGCGCAATTGGTCAAGATGGTGCAGCCCTTCCTGCTCGATCCCCGCCAGGCGGGCGGACTGGGACTGACGACCAGCGAGGTGGGGATCGTGTATGGTACTGTCGGGATCATCGCACTGACCATCGGCGGCCTGATCGGCGGATATGTGGTATCGCGCGGCGGGCTGAAATCTTGGCTCTGGCCTATGGTCCTGATCATTCATCTCCCCGATCTGGTATTCGTATATCTGTCCCAGACGCAGCCGGAGAATTTCATCCTCATCAATGCCGCCGTCGCCGTCGAGCAATTGGGATACGGGTTCGGGTTCACCGCCTATATGTTGTTCATGATCCTGACCGCGGAAGGGGAGCACAAGACCGCCCACTATGCGATCTGTACCGGCTTCATGGCCCTCGGCATGATGGTCCCGGGGATGTTCAGCGGGTGGCTGCAGGATACGATCGGGTATCAGCAGTTCTTCCTGTGGGTGGTGCTCTCCACCATCCCGGGCTTCCTTGTGGCGGCGCTGGTGAAGGTGCCTGAGGGATTCGGGAAGAAACAATGA
- a CDS encoding 6-phosphogluconolactonase gives MAAHMYDTASTVESYELSKTGRSFLYPPTEKIKVIEVENFPLLGKLTAFRFIEWVLKNPDGVISLPTGKTPEHFIKWVMRILERWDQADIRTQCEAYGIPTARRPVMDGLRFVQIDEFYPMDATQQNSFNWYVNELYLKGFGLRPKNALLIDATSLGLPPGVSMQEMFPNNIVDLSLRVRQTRTNLERRQKEAINRVDEFCMDYEKRIHEMGGIGFFLGGIGPDGHIAFNVRGSSVFSVTRLTGTNYETQAAAASDLGGIEISRSRLVITIGLATITYNPTVTAIVIAAGDAKAPIVADAIENKPSPQYPASVLQSIEGGRMYLTKGAASRLVERRFEDFRNKPEATAADIDDIVVQLAVHQGKRVTELQTEDFAADRFASELLTKSGQQVPALVHGVAERLVAKIERGLAPVKETVFLHTEPHHDDIMLGYLAHIYHLVRDPSNKHYFANLTSGFTAVSNPFCHSVVRNLLPYLESPKFTQMLKDGYFNPKSAPNKMEDVFLYLDGVAANNVDMKNEGQARRMLRNLIEVYNTSDMRVLRLRVRDMDEYFSTQYPGAKDPPDIQLFKGTIREYEVELLWAYFGIDASAISALRLGFYKGDIFSEEPEVDRDVIPIYQLIKKVNPTVVSVAFDPEGSGPDTHYKALQAVAEALRMYEKETGNTNIRVWGYRNVWYRYRPSEAELLIPVSLNSLSLLHTAFMNCFGSQSAASFPSYEHDGPFSELAQQIQVGQYDMMKTCLGHSYFQKHPHPRMRASRGMIFLKEMELAEFYEKVRELKKLTEAKD, from the coding sequence ATGGCTGCACACATGTATGATACGGCTTCCACTGTTGAATCCTATGAACTGAGCAAGACCGGGCGGTCGTTCCTGTATCCGCCGACGGAAAAGATCAAGGTCATCGAGGTTGAGAACTTTCCTCTGCTGGGGAAGCTGACCGCATTCCGGTTCATTGAGTGGGTCCTGAAGAATCCGGACGGTGTGATCTCCCTTCCGACGGGCAAGACCCCCGAGCACTTCATCAAGTGGGTGATGCGCATTCTGGAGCGCTGGGACCAGGCCGATATCAGGACGCAGTGCGAAGCGTACGGGATCCCGACGGCACGCCGGCCGGTGATGGACGGCCTGCGGTTCGTGCAGATCGATGAGTTCTATCCGATGGACGCGACGCAGCAGAACAGCTTCAACTGGTATGTGAATGAACTGTACCTGAAGGGGTTCGGCCTCCGTCCGAAGAACGCCCTGCTCATCGACGCGACGAGCCTCGGCCTTCCTCCGGGTGTGTCGATGCAGGAGATGTTCCCGAACAACATCGTGGACCTTTCGCTGCGCGTGCGGCAGACCCGCACCAACCTCGAACGGCGGCAGAAGGAAGCCATCAACCGCGTCGATGAATTCTGCATGGACTACGAGAAACGGATCCATGAGATGGGCGGGATCGGCTTCTTCCTCGGCGGCATCGGTCCGGACGGCCACATCGCCTTCAACGTCCGCGGTTCGAGCGTATTCTCGGTGACGCGTCTTACCGGGACGAACTATGAGACCCAGGCGGCGGCGGCATCGGACCTCGGCGGCATCGAGATATCGCGCAGCCGCCTCGTGATCACGATCGGCCTTGCCACCATCACCTACAACCCCACGGTCACGGCGATCGTCATCGCGGCCGGCGACGCGAAAGCGCCGATCGTTGCCGATGCGATCGAGAACAAACCGAGTCCGCAATACCCGGCGTCGGTCCTCCAGAGCATCGAGGGCGGACGTATGTATCTGACCAAGGGTGCGGCGAGCCGGTTGGTGGAGCGGCGGTTCGAGGATTTCCGGAACAAGCCGGAGGCGACCGCTGCCGACATCGATGATATCGTTGTGCAGCTCGCCGTGCACCAGGGCAAGCGCGTGACGGAACTGCAGACGGAGGATTTTGCGGCCGACCGGTTCGCATCGGAACTGCTCACGAAGTCGGGCCAGCAGGTCCCCGCGCTCGTCCATGGCGTTGCCGAACGCCTCGTTGCCAAGATCGAGCGCGGACTCGCTCCGGTGAAGGAGACCGTGTTCCTGCACACCGAGCCACATCACGACGACATCATGCTTGGCTATCTTGCGCATATCTATCATCTGGTGCGCGACCCCAGCAATAAGCACTACTTCGCCAACCTGACGTCCGGCTTCACCGCGGTGTCGAATCCGTTCTGCCATTCGGTCGTGCGGAATCTCCTGCCGTATCTGGAGAGCCCGAAGTTCACCCAGATGCTGAAGGATGGCTACTTCAATCCGAAGAGCGCACCCAACAAGATGGAGGACGTGTTCCTGTATCTGGATGGCGTGGCCGCGAACAACGTGGATATGAAGAATGAGGGACAGGCGCGCCGGATGCTGCGCAACCTCATCGAGGTCTACAACACCAGCGACATGCGTGTGTTGCGTCTGCGGGTGAGGGACATGGACGAGTACTTCAGCACCCAGTATCCCGGTGCGAAGGATCCGCCGGACATCCAGCTGTTCAAGGGCACCATCCGCGAATATGAGGTGGAACTCCTCTGGGCGTACTTCGGCATCGATGCGTCCGCGATCTCGGCGCTCCGCCTGGGCTTCTACAAGGGCGATATCTTCTCCGAAGAGCCCGAAGTGGACCGGGACGTGATCCCGATCTATCAGCTCATCAAGAAGGTCAACCCGACCGTCGTCTCGGTCGCCTTCGATCCCGAAGGGAGCGGCCCGGACACGCACTACAAGGCGCTGCAGGCAGTGGCCGAAGCGTTGAGGATGTACGAGAAAGAGACCGGCAACACGAACATCCGGGTCTGGGGCTACAGGAACGTGTGGTACCGCTACCGTCCCTCCGAGGCGGAACTCCTGATCCCCGTTTCGCTGAATTCGTTGTCGCTGCTGCATACAGCGTTCATGAATTGCTTCGGATCGCAGAGTGCCGCCTCCTTCCCGAGCTACGAGCATGATGGGCCGTTCTCGGAACTCGCGCAGCAGATCCAGGTCGGACAATACGATATGATGAAGACCTGCCTCGGCCACAGTTATTTCCAGAAGCATCCCCATCCCCGCATGCGCGCATCACGCGGCATGATCTTCTTGAAGGAGATGGAACTGGCCGAGTTCTATGAGAAGGTCCGCGAACTCAAGAAACTCACCGAAGCAAAGGACTAA
- a CDS encoding N-acetylmuramoyl-L-alanine amidase → MSTREEGISKDPYGVLARTCGVQGDGMIDNGSARRSVQGRGRVAAVFFLLLMACSVLVFSPVRVQAQTGDLTGLKFCIDPGHGGNNAANDRHVIPDPGTDFWESESNFQKALRLDTLLQARGAWVILTRYTNSYPADDEPSLSARWALANANNVNWFHSIHSNATGGTNTATNYTLVLVKENITTRLPQYPAAVTMSNIIGPSIQAKLRNTMRSTWTYLDYTFYGGTNGGFNLGVLNGLAMPGQLSEGSFHDYYPETRRLMNNLYRKMESYALRNSFMQYFGAAPDSLGIIAGVQGDVASNKPLNLSTVRLLPGDRVVTGDAYNNGFYMFDNVPQGTYTVRFETPGYTVDSVQVTVGRGATVFVDRSLTSFAAPAPVTTVPVNGDTAYSAANLVTIGFSKPMDTASVRSAFSISPSIGGTLTWNANNSVVTFDPDGVFGFYVNYTVRIDTGAHSVSGQPIDGNGDGTGGDPFVLSFRTKYVDVFVPVVTSALPDAGVRLTSPVTVLNITYDERLNPASVLTSNYLIQQIPGSIQFRALEYAEANGHGGVTVYVPNGLLPGNLYRMRLTRVADLLGNTMPGTASYLWDFSVGSGAFTTSVLDSLDPGTARLRQPTQAADMQGTDSIVVSSATGRLLGYVTGNTGSVGIRVVWDTAAAPWHVRIPADTLSPLGQTGFLKDGTLLRAHVFGDASGARIRFAVRDGAGDREVSRWITCDWVGWRALTWDLEVDTLGAGSGNGTLDGSLRFDGFELAYVSGSSSNVTAINVDQMQLIGRTVTGIAAGTAGIPDRFVLYQNSPNPFNPSTRISYAIPAEGVVRLTVHDVLGREVAQLVNGREAAGVHEIQWTPGASAASGVYLARLSTGGFTGVVKMLLVK, encoded by the coding sequence ATGAGCACAAGGGAAGAAGGAATATCGAAAGACCCCTACGGGGTGTTGGCTCGCACGTGCGGAGTGCAGGGAGACGGGATGATCGACAACGGCAGCGCACGGCGCAGCGTGCAGGGAAGGGGACGGGTAGCCGCGGTGTTCTTCCTCCTCCTTATGGCCTGTTCCGTCCTTGTGTTCTCTCCCGTGCGTGTGCAGGCGCAGACCGGCGACCTCACCGGCCTGAAGTTCTGCATCGATCCCGGGCATGGCGGCAACAATGCTGCGAATGACCGGCACGTGATCCCGGACCCGGGTACGGATTTCTGGGAATCGGAGAGCAACTTTCAGAAGGCGCTGCGGCTCGATACGCTGCTCCAGGCGCGCGGTGCATGGGTGATCCTCACACGGTACACCAACAGTTATCCTGCCGACGACGAGCCGTCGTTGTCCGCGCGGTGGGCGCTCGCGAACGCCAACAATGTGAACTGGTTCCACTCGATCCACAGCAATGCGACGGGTGGCACCAATACCGCAACGAACTATACGCTTGTCCTGGTGAAGGAGAACATCACCACACGCCTTCCTCAGTATCCCGCGGCCGTCACGATGTCCAACATCATCGGGCCGTCGATCCAGGCAAAGTTGCGCAACACGATGCGGTCCACGTGGACCTATCTGGACTACACCTTCTATGGCGGCACGAATGGAGGGTTCAATCTCGGTGTGCTGAACGGCCTTGCAATGCCGGGCCAGCTTTCGGAAGGGTCGTTCCATGACTACTATCCTGAGACCCGGCGGTTGATGAACAACCTCTATCGCAAGATGGAGTCCTACGCGCTGCGCAATTCGTTCATGCAGTACTTTGGTGCCGCGCCCGATTCGCTCGGGATCATTGCGGGTGTGCAGGGGGATGTCGCGTCGAACAAGCCCCTCAACCTCAGCACGGTACGGCTTCTTCCCGGCGACCGGGTGGTGACCGGTGATGCCTACAACAACGGGTTCTATATGTTCGACAACGTGCCGCAGGGCACGTATACCGTCAGGTTCGAGACCCCCGGATACACGGTCGACTCCGTGCAGGTCACCGTGGGCCGCGGCGCGACGGTCTTCGTGGACCGCAGTCTCACATCGTTTGCCGCGCCCGCTCCTGTGACAACGGTCCCGGTGAACGGCGATACGGCCTATTCAGCGGCGAATCTCGTCACCATCGGATTCTCCAAACCGATGGATACCGCCTCCGTGCGTTCGGCATTCTCGATCAGTCCCTCGATCGGCGGCACGCTCACGTGGAACGCCAACAACTCTGTTGTCACGTTCGATCCGGACGGCGTGTTCGGATTCTACGTGAATTATACCGTCCGCATCGATACGGGCGCGCATTCCGTATCCGGACAGCCGATCGACGGGAATGGTGACGGTACGGGGGGTGACCCGTTCGTGCTGTCGTTCCGCACGAAGTATGTTGATGTCTTCGTTCCGGTGGTCACGTCGGCACTGCCTGACGCCGGAGTGCGGCTCACATCGCCGGTGACGGTATTGAACATCACGTACGATGAACGGCTGAACCCTGCTTCGGTCCTGACTTCGAACTATCTCATCCAGCAGATCCCAGGTTCGATCCAGTTCCGGGCCCTGGAGTACGCCGAAGCCAATGGCCATGGTGGCGTGACCGTGTACGTCCCCAATGGACTGCTCCCCGGGAATCTGTACCGTATGCGTCTGACCAGGGTCGCTGATCTTCTCGGCAATACGATGCCCGGGACAGCGTCGTATCTCTGGGATTTCTCGGTCGGGTCGGGTGCGTTCACAACAAGTGTCCTTGATTCGTTGGATCCCGGCACCGCAAGGCTCCGGCAGCCGACGCAGGCGGCCGATATGCAGGGGACAGACAGTATTGTCGTTTCGTCCGCAACGGGCCGGCTCCTTGGCTACGTCACCGGGAACACCGGGTCCGTAGGGATCCGTGTCGTCTGGGATACAGCGGCCGCCCCCTGGCACGTCCGCATCCCCGCCGATACTCTTTCGCCGCTCGGGCAGACAGGCTTTTTGAAGGATGGTACGCTCCTCCGGGCGCATGTGTTCGGCGATGCCAGCGGCGCCCGCATACGGTTCGCCGTGCGCGACGGAGCCGGGGACCGCGAAGTGTCGCGCTGGATCACGTGCGATTGGGTGGGCTGGCGTGCGCTCACGTGGGACCTTGAAGTGGATACGCTGGGAGCAGGATCAGGGAACGGGACGCTGGACGGTTCCCTCCGGTTCGATGGCTTCGAACTCGCCTACGTGTCCGGGAGCAGTTCGAACGTCACCGCCATCAATGTCGACCAGATGCAATTGATCGGCCGCACGGTCACGGGGATCGCTGCAGGGACGGCGGGCATCCCCGACCGGTTCGTGCTCTATCAGAACTCTCCCAATCCTTTTAACCCTTCGACGAGGATCTCCTATGCGATCCCGGCCGAAGGTGTGGTCCGTCTGACCGTGCATGATGTCCTTGGCCGTGAGGTCGCACAGCTCGTGAATGGACGCGAAGCTGCAGGCGTCCATGAGATCCAATGGACCCCGGGTGCGTCGGCGGCCAGCGGGGTGTACCTTGCACGTTTGTCGACGGGAGGGTTCACGGGGGTGGTGAAGATGCTTCTGGTGAAATAA
- a CDS encoding DUF4922 domain-containing protein has product MAGRNEIERVSIGLEELGLAAGAPVADGAAALLHRQQATWEMLRTNVAGLAHVRTRQFRFGGYQVRVQFNPGRLTSSAARVDDRSIRERKCFLCLPHLPPEQRGVPYGSNFIILCNPFPIFPEHFTIPHVDHVPQRIAGELGSFLALARDLAPRYSVFYNGPRCGASAPDHLHFQAGTRQFMPIEGQYARLRAAEGKEVRTTGTARTIAIEGGGRRFVAFEGTDAADVERAVAEYVAVLQGITEDVEEAMMNLIAWYEGGSWVVLLFPRAKHRPSFYFAEGDERLLISPAAVDLGGVSITPVEADFRKVTHEHLAAMYQEVLLSRAEFWASVPSHL; this is encoded by the coding sequence ATGGCCGGCAGGAACGAGATCGAGAGGGTGAGCATCGGGTTGGAGGAGCTGGGGCTGGCGGCGGGCGCTCCGGTGGCCGATGGTGCTGCGGCACTTCTGCACCGGCAACAGGCGACCTGGGAGATGCTCCGGACGAATGTCGCGGGCCTCGCGCACGTGCGGACGCGCCAGTTCCGCTTCGGCGGCTACCAGGTGCGTGTCCAGTTCAATCCGGGGCGCCTCACTTCCTCTGCAGCGCGCGTGGATGACCGTTCCATCCGCGAACGGAAGTGCTTTCTCTGTTTGCCTCACCTCCCTCCCGAACAGCGCGGCGTTCCCTACGGAAGCAACTTCATCATCCTGTGTAACCCGTTCCCGATCTTTCCCGAGCACTTCACGATCCCCCACGTGGACCATGTACCGCAACGCATCGCGGGGGAGCTCGGATCCTTCCTTGCCCTTGCCCGTGACCTTGCACCGCGGTACAGTGTGTTCTACAACGGTCCGCGGTGTGGCGCATCGGCCCCCGATCATCTGCATTTCCAGGCGGGTACGCGGCAGTTCATGCCGATCGAAGGGCAGTACGCGCGCCTTCGTGCAGCGGAAGGGAAGGAGGTCCGTACGACCGGCACAGCGAGGACCATCGCCATCGAAGGGGGCGGCCGGCGGTTCGTTGCTTTTGAGGGGACGGATGCAGCGGATGTGGAGCGCGCGGTGGCCGAGTATGTCGCCGTGTTGCAGGGGATCACGGAAGATGTCGAAGAGGCGATGATGAATCTCATTGCCTGGTACGAAGGCGGGTCGTGGGTCGTCCTGCTCTTCCCGCGCGCGAAGCACCGGCCATCATTCTATTTTGCGGAAGGCGATGAGCGTCTGCTGATCAGTCCGGCGGCTGTCGACCTCGGTGGCGTTTCCATCACCCCCGTGGAAGCGGATTTCCGCAAGGTCACCCATGAACATCTCGCGGCGATGTATCAGGAGGTGCTGCTGTCGAGGGCGGAGTTCTGGGCGAGCGTCCCTTCTCACTTATAA
- a CDS encoding GNAT family N-acetyltransferase, with amino-acid sequence MVNSLIVRSWQDGDLEDIRRITWTTWVATYASFVPEADLRAYFDKAYTLDELAMLLVSPDFRGLIVEEHGAPIGYAKVVHVPDEQKCYCSSLYVLPGHQGKGIGSLLLEHAERHAVAFGVHEIWLGVMVQNVRTMQWYERIGFVFVKEEPFTMGATSVPHRIGYRRIGLTTDEHRKTQ; translated from the coding sequence ATGGTGAACAGCCTGATCGTCCGGTCCTGGCAGGACGGGGATCTTGAGGATATACGCCGCATCACATGGACCACGTGGGTCGCCACGTATGCGTCGTTCGTTCCCGAGGCCGACCTGCGGGCGTATTTCGACAAGGCGTACACCCTCGATGAACTCGCCATGCTGTTGGTGTCCCCCGATTTCCGGGGGCTCATCGTCGAAGAGCACGGTGCGCCGATCGGCTATGCGAAGGTCGTCCATGTACCGGACGAACAGAAGTGCTATTGCTCATCCCTGTATGTCCTCCCCGGACATCAGGGGAAAGGGATCGGGTCGCTGTTGCTCGAGCATGCCGAGCGCCATGCTGTTGCGTTCGGCGTGCACGAGATCTGGCTGGGTGTGATGGTGCAGAACGTCCGGACCATGCAGTGGTATGAACGGATCGGGTTCGTGTTCGTGAAAGAAGAACCGTTCACCATGGGCGCGACAAGCGTTCCGCACCGTATCGGATACCGCCGGATCGGCCTCACCACAGACGAACACAGGAAGACGCAATGA